A genomic segment from Peribacillus sp. ACCC06369 encodes:
- a CDS encoding YtxH domain-containing protein: protein MKAKSLLIGFLTGTVVAGAATLLSTPSSGKDLRTRIKTNTDEIKNIIDELKVKLLNIKDDTMEATEISKETVKTFISDVQVVIENWKQEIEPNKNELLKNVQEIENSLKELETVIPASKN from the coding sequence ATGAAAGCAAAATCATTACTAATTGGCTTTTTAACCGGGACAGTCGTAGCAGGTGCAGCAACCTTACTTTCTACACCAAGTTCAGGTAAAGACTTACGGACTCGCATCAAAACGAATACGGACGAAATTAAGAATATAATTGATGAATTAAAGGTAAAATTGCTAAATATTAAAGATGACACGATGGAAGCTACAGAAATCAGCAAAGAAACGGTAAAAACCTTCATATCGGATGTCCAGGTCGTCATCGAGAACTGGAAGCAGGAAATCGAACCCAATAAGAATGAATTATTGAAGAACGTTCAAGAAATTGAAAATTCATTAAAAGAATTGGAAACGGTCATTCCTGCTTCGAAAAATTAA
- a CDS encoding tryptophan transporter has translation MKTKTLVSLSLLIGIGAALHFIVPGFFLGMKPDMMLLMMFLAIALFPAKKNVFIVALAAGAISAMTTTFPGGQIPNIIDKLATAFLFYLLFISLKKFSTSVVTVSILTAVGTIISGAVFLGSAYYIVSLPGPFVALFGAVVLPAVLLNTVAMVIIYPIVNGIVRKSNIPINA, from the coding sequence ATGAAAACGAAAACCCTTGTGTCACTGTCCCTATTAATCGGGATTGGGGCTGCCCTGCATTTTATCGTTCCTGGATTCTTCCTTGGAATGAAACCGGATATGATGCTGTTGATGATGTTTTTGGCGATTGCACTGTTTCCCGCGAAGAAAAATGTATTCATTGTTGCCTTGGCTGCTGGAGCCATCTCTGCCATGACAACTACATTTCCTGGAGGACAGATTCCAAATATCATAGACAAATTGGCAACAGCCTTTCTTTTTTACCTTTTATTCATCAGTCTTAAGAAGTTTTCAACATCCGTTGTCACCGTTAGTATTTTGACTGCCGTAGGAACAATCATTTCCGGCGCTGTCTTCCTTGGTTCGGCTTATTATATCGTTTCCCTTCCAGGTCCTTTCGTTGCACTTTTCGGCGCTGTTGTACTTCCTGCCGTACTGCTAAATACAGTTGCGATGGTCATTATTTATCCAATTGTGAACGGCATCGTAAGAAAATCTAATATACCCATTAATGCTTAA
- the serC gene encoding 3-phosphoserine/phosphohydroxythreonine transaminase → MKRARNFNAGPAALPLEVLQRAQNEWLNIEDSGMSVMELSHRSSEFEKIHNNAIQSLKDLMEIPENYEVLLLQGGASLQFSMIPMNIMNDGKRADYVLTGSWSEKALKEAKKVGKTAVVASSKDEKYTFIPKVEDIELNDDAAYLHITSNNTIYGTQWKDFPETGNVPLVADMSSDILSKKIDISKFGIIYAGAQKNLGPSGITVVIIRKDLITDNETIPSMMNYSIHSKNNSLYNTPPTLAIYLLSLVLDWAKEQGGVEKIAEINEEKAKVIYDAIDGSDGFYKGHALPDSRSLMNVTFTLPSEEAEVQFLKEVKQAGFVGLNGHRSIGGCRASIYNAVPLSHCQDLADFMKKFQESYKAQEAQIL, encoded by the coding sequence TTGAAACGTGCACGCAATTTTAACGCTGGGCCAGCCGCCCTTCCCTTAGAAGTTTTACAAAGAGCCCAAAACGAATGGCTGAATATTGAGGATTCCGGCATGTCCGTCATGGAATTAAGCCATAGAAGTTCGGAATTTGAAAAAATTCATAACAATGCCATTCAATCATTAAAGGACCTTATGGAAATTCCTGAAAATTATGAAGTTCTTCTGCTGCAAGGAGGAGCAAGCCTGCAATTTTCCATGATTCCAATGAACATTATGAATGATGGAAAAAGGGCAGATTATGTACTCACTGGTTCTTGGTCGGAAAAAGCATTAAAAGAAGCCAAGAAGGTAGGTAAAACGGCAGTTGTAGCTTCATCCAAAGATGAAAAATATACGTTCATCCCTAAAGTCGAAGACATCGAATTGAATGATGATGCTGCATATCTTCATATCACAAGCAATAATACGATTTACGGAACGCAATGGAAGGATTTTCCGGAAACAGGCAACGTTCCTTTAGTAGCTGATATGTCAAGTGATATTCTCAGCAAAAAAATTGATATCAGTAAATTCGGCATCATATATGCAGGTGCACAAAAGAATTTAGGACCATCGGGAATCACAGTCGTTATCATCCGTAAAGATTTAATAACGGATAATGAAACAATCCCATCCATGATGAACTATTCTATCCATTCAAAAAATAATTCTTTATATAACACCCCTCCGACATTGGCCATTTACTTATTGTCCCTTGTGTTGGATTGGGCAAAAGAACAGGGCGGCGTGGAAAAAATTGCTGAAATCAATGAAGAAAAGGCAAAAGTCATTTACGATGCGATCGACGGCAGCGATGGTTTTTATAAAGGCCATGCCTTACCGGACAGCCGTTCATTAATGAATGTAACTTTTACGCTTCCGTCTGAAGAAGCTGAAGTTCAATTCCTTAAAGAAGTGAAGCAAGCCGGATTCGTAGGACTGAACGGTCACCGTTCCATCGGCGGCTGCAGAGCATCCATCTATAATGCTGTCCCTCTATCCCATTGTCAGGACCTTGCCGATTTCATGAAGAAATTCCAGGAATCGTATAAAGCGCAGGAAGCTCAAATCCTTTAA
- a CDS encoding HIT family protein yields MSDCIFCKIIDGEIPSTKVFENEHVLAFLDISQVTKGHTLVIPKVHKENLYELTPEIAKNLFEVVPEIARAMKQEFQPVGLNLLNNNGEAAGQSVFHFHMHLIPRHGEGDGFGAVWKTNTSDYTPDDLKQIADSIAQHLK; encoded by the coding sequence ATGAGTGATTGCATTTTTTGCAAGATAATCGATGGGGAAATTCCAAGTACCAAAGTTTTCGAAAATGAACATGTACTGGCCTTTCTCGATATCAGTCAAGTAACAAAAGGCCATACCCTGGTAATTCCTAAAGTACATAAGGAAAATCTTTATGAGTTAACACCTGAAATAGCCAAGAATCTTTTTGAAGTGGTGCCGGAAATTGCCCGCGCCATGAAACAGGAATTCCAACCTGTAGGCCTGAATCTTTTAAATAATAATGGTGAAGCCGCAGGACAGTCCGTTTTCCATTTTCACATGCATTTAATTCCGCGACATGGAGAAGGTGACGGCTTTGGGGCTGTTTGGAAAACGAATACCAGCGACTATACACCTGATGACCTGAAACAAATCGCTGACTCCATTGCCCAGCATTTAAAATGA
- a CDS encoding ABC transporter ATP-binding protein: protein MSLLEIKQLVGGYTKTPVLKGISFDIQPNELVGLIGLNGAGKSTTIKHIIGLMEPKGGSVSIHGKTLAQDPDTYRKQFTYVPETPILYDELTLEEHLRLTAMAHGLAEATYKERMDALLKEFHMEKRLKWFPAHFSKGMKQKVMIMCAFLVQPSLYIVDEPFVGLDPLGIQSLLDLMRKMKESGAGILMSTHILATAERYCDSFIILHNGEIRAKGNLEQLREQFSMPGATLDDLYIQLTKEEIGHE, encoded by the coding sequence ATGTCCTTATTGGAAATCAAGCAATTAGTGGGCGGATACACGAAAACGCCCGTTTTAAAAGGAATAAGTTTCGACATTCAACCAAATGAGTTAGTAGGGTTAATCGGGCTTAACGGGGCTGGGAAAAGTACGACGATTAAACATATCATCGGACTCATGGAGCCAAAAGGCGGAAGTGTCTCGATTCATGGTAAAACACTGGCCCAAGACCCGGATACATATCGTAAACAATTCACTTATGTTCCAGAAACACCAATCTTATATGATGAGCTGACACTTGAGGAGCATTTAAGGCTGACGGCCATGGCTCATGGTTTGGCGGAAGCGACCTATAAAGAAAGGATGGACGCTCTGTTAAAGGAATTCCATATGGAGAAAAGACTCAAATGGTTTCCGGCCCATTTTTCAAAAGGAATGAAGCAAAAGGTCATGATAATGTGCGCCTTTTTAGTACAGCCGTCTTTATATATCGTCGACGAACCCTTTGTGGGTCTTGATCCATTAGGCATTCAATCCTTGCTTGATTTGATGAGGAAAATGAAAGAGAGTGGAGCGGGAATTTTAATGTCCACCCACATACTGGCAACAGCCGAGCGGTATTGTGATTCCTTCATCATCCTGCATAATGGAGAGATTCGCGCAAAAGGCAATCTTGAGCAGCTTCGTGAACAATTTTCTATGCCGGGGGCAACTCTTGACGATTTATATATTCAATTGACGAAAGAAGAAATTGGACATGAATAG
- a CDS encoding ABC transporter permease, with protein MNSQNLWKERYLGYINETQKYLRYIFNGHLVFVMVLAIGGLAYYYSDWVKTLDRDFPAELIMAFVLSLLVTRSPINTFLKEPDTVFLLPLETKLKSYFKNSLVLSWVMQGFILLVVLIAFIPMYTKVTGAGGKDFGIILVVLLILKFLNLTMRWQVLKYQDASVSHWDSLIRFLLNGVMLYFICSRANILFALITILLLLGLYMYYRSATKGFVLKWERLVELENKRMNSFYRIANMFTDVPHLKGKVARRKWMDWLLSFIPYGEKSTYTYLYARTLLRSNDYVGLCFRLTIIGSVILSVFTNIWAHLIVTFMFLFMTALQLLPVWKAHEWKVWVSLYPLPAKMRESAVIKLISYFLLFEDLVFCVVLLVKGEWMSALAALAMGLVFLFGFKNYATKKIKNF; from the coding sequence ATGAATAGTCAAAATCTCTGGAAGGAAAGATATTTAGGCTATATAAATGAAACGCAAAAATATCTTCGCTATATTTTTAACGGCCATCTGGTTTTTGTCATGGTATTGGCCATTGGTGGTTTAGCTTATTATTACAGTGATTGGGTGAAGACTTTAGACCGTGATTTCCCGGCTGAATTGATCATGGCTTTTGTTTTATCGCTCCTGGTAACCAGAAGCCCGATAAATACTTTTTTGAAAGAACCTGATACGGTATTCTTGCTTCCGCTTGAAACGAAGTTGAAAAGCTATTTCAAGAATTCATTGGTATTAAGTTGGGTCATGCAGGGCTTTATCCTGTTGGTTGTCCTAATTGCATTTATACCGATGTATACAAAGGTTACGGGTGCAGGCGGTAAAGACTTTGGGATCATCCTGGTTGTTTTGCTTATTTTAAAGTTTTTGAATTTAACCATGCGCTGGCAGGTATTGAAATATCAGGATGCATCAGTGAGCCATTGGGACTCTCTCATCCGCTTTTTACTTAATGGAGTGATGCTCTATTTCATCTGTTCAAGGGCAAATATCCTGTTTGCACTTATAACCATTTTATTATTGTTAGGGCTTTACATGTATTATCGAAGCGCAACTAAAGGTTTTGTGTTGAAGTGGGAACGACTGGTTGAACTGGAAAACAAACGGATGAATTCTTTTTATCGGATAGCGAACATGTTTACTGATGTTCCCCATTTGAAAGGGAAGGTAGCAAGAAGGAAATGGATGGACTGGCTTTTATCCTTCATTCCGTATGGTGAAAAATCAACTTATACCTATCTATACGCCCGTACTTTGCTGCGATCCAATGATTATGTGGGCCTTTGTTTTCGTTTAACTATCATTGGTTCCGTGATTTTAAGTGTATTCACTAATATATGGGCACATTTGATTGTGACTTTCATGTTCCTATTCATGACAGCCCTTCAACTGCTGCCTGTTTGGAAAGCTCATGAATGGAAAGTGTGGGTCTCACTGTATCCATTGCCAGCAAAAATGAGAGAATCTGCAGTCATAAAGCTAATTTCCTATTTCCTATTATTTGAGGACCTGGTCTTTTGCGTGGTCCTGCTAGTGAAAGGGGAATGGATGTCCGCTTTAGCGGCTCTGGCAATGGGTCTTGTTTTCTTATTCGGTTTTAAAAATTATGCAACAAAGAAAATTAAAAACTTTTAA
- a CDS encoding EcsC family protein: MDEYEQKALLELVTWKKKVAKKSGRFERMSKKAQNKMNSYIPARVHKMITDSIKGMIEAVLSGSKYMSKEKNVVLLSLQQKEEWVAETVTAYRKTAVIEGVGTGAAGLLIGLADFPLLLSIKMKLLFEISRLYGFDPNNYEERLFILHIFQMAFSSEEKKLETLRVIEKWDSGNLPEIDWQEFQQEYRDHIDVIKMFQLVPGFGAAVGAYANHHLLEQLGETAVNCYRIRLLKE, from the coding sequence ATGGATGAATATGAGCAAAAGGCATTATTGGAACTAGTAACATGGAAAAAGAAAGTAGCTAAGAAATCGGGCAGGTTTGAGCGGATGTCCAAAAAGGCGCAAAACAAAATGAACAGTTATATTCCAGCCCGAGTGCATAAAATGATTACTGATAGTATTAAAGGGATGATAGAGGCAGTATTATCCGGTTCGAAATATATGTCTAAAGAAAAAAATGTAGTGCTTCTATCCTTGCAGCAAAAAGAAGAATGGGTTGCGGAAACTGTAACGGCATATCGGAAAACCGCCGTTATAGAAGGTGTGGGAACCGGAGCGGCAGGGCTTTTAATCGGATTGGCTGATTTTCCTTTACTGCTAAGCATCAAGATGAAGTTATTATTCGAAATATCCCGTTTATACGGTTTTGATCCAAATAATTATGAGGAACGCCTGTTCATTCTCCATATCTTCCAGATGGCGTTTTCAAGCGAGGAAAAAAAGCTGGAAACATTAAGGGTAATAGAAAAATGGGATTCGGGGAATTTACCGGAAATAGACTGGCAAGAATTTCAGCAGGAATATCGTGATCACATCGATGTCATCAAAATGTTCCAACTCGTCCCGGGATTTGGGGCGGCTGTCGGTGCATATGCAAACCATCATTTGCTGGAACAGCTTGGGGAGACTGCTGTCAATTGTTACCGAATCCGACTGCTCAAAGAGTAA
- a CDS encoding M20 family metallopeptidase, with the protein MIHRLHKLLDGSYEEMVSIRRYLHQHPELSFQETQTAAFIAEYYEKLGIEHQTNVGGNGVIAKITGSKPGKTVALRADFDALPIQDEKEVSYKSSVPGVMHACGHDGHTATLLVLAKNLNELKDELEGQYIFIHQHAEEYAPGGAKPMIEAGCLDGVDVIFGTHLWATAPTGTVQYAYGPLMAAADRFEIIIQGQGGHGAQPHKTRDAIVVGSQLVMALQQIVSRRLNPIDSAVITVGSFVADNAFNVIADKARIIGTVRTFKEDVRSFISEEIERIVKGTCLAADCTYEYQYIQGYPAVIPHDEETTFLIESTESIEEVLVTEEIDPDMTGEDFSYYLQNVKGTFFFTGARPKNEHTYPHHHPLFDIDEKAMLIAAKILGTAAVTYHNKEQPSPKVNESLLR; encoded by the coding sequence ATGATACATCGATTACACAAACTTCTAGATGGTTCATATGAAGAAATGGTTTCCATCAGGCGTTACCTTCATCAACATCCTGAACTTTCTTTTCAAGAAACCCAAACGGCGGCCTTCATCGCTGAATATTATGAAAAACTCGGAATCGAACATCAGACAAATGTAGGCGGTAATGGTGTTATTGCCAAGATTACAGGCAGTAAGCCTGGTAAAACTGTAGCATTGCGCGCTGATTTCGACGCCTTGCCCATTCAAGATGAAAAAGAAGTTTCCTATAAATCCTCCGTACCCGGAGTAATGCATGCGTGTGGACACGATGGCCATACAGCGACTCTCCTCGTCCTTGCAAAAAACCTTAATGAACTGAAGGATGAGCTCGAAGGTCAATATATATTTATCCACCAGCATGCTGAAGAATATGCTCCAGGTGGCGCCAAACCGATGATCGAGGCCGGCTGCCTTGATGGGGTGGATGTAATTTTCGGCACCCATTTATGGGCTACGGCCCCTACCGGAACGGTCCAATACGCTTATGGACCTCTTATGGCTGCAGCTGACCGATTTGAGATCATCATTCAAGGCCAGGGTGGACATGGAGCCCAGCCGCATAAAACCCGCGATGCAATCGTAGTCGGCTCCCAGCTAGTCATGGCACTACAGCAAATCGTAAGCCGCCGCCTTAACCCAATAGATTCTGCAGTTATTACCGTCGGTTCCTTTGTAGCCGATAATGCATTTAACGTCATTGCAGATAAGGCTAGAATAATCGGGACCGTCCGTACTTTCAAGGAAGATGTCCGTTCATTTATAAGCGAGGAAATAGAGCGTATTGTTAAAGGAACCTGCCTAGCTGCAGACTGCACCTATGAATATCAATACATTCAAGGTTATCCAGCTGTTATCCCACACGATGAGGAAACTACATTCCTCATCGAAAGCACTGAGTCCATCGAGGAAGTTCTGGTTACAGAGGAAATTGACCCGGATATGACAGGTGAAGATTTTTCTTATTATTTACAAAATGTGAAAGGTACATTCTTCTTTACAGGGGCCAGGCCAAAAAATGAACATACATATCCGCATCATCATCCTTTGTTTGACATCGATGAAAAAGCGATGCTCATTGCAGCCAAAATTTTGGGCACGGCAGCTGTAACCTATCATAATAAGGAACAACCATCTCCAAAGGTGAATGAATCTTTATTGCGGTAA
- a CDS encoding phosphatase PAP2 family protein, with protein MIKYSWVVVVLLCLLLFFFLMHEVQGEKTLAFDTYIGELFAVSEKTFSFTFFKFITYLGKSKVIGFGSLLCVLYLWVIKKDYLTMAVFSIGVSGGDVLNGWIKNHIQRIRPENQLMETGGFSFPSGHAMVGLIFFSMVAYFIIKEVKGNSLKWVVGIGFVCLVLLIGVSRIAMNVHFPTDILAGYALGVAYILTLFNLYKLLGRRVI; from the coding sequence ATGATTAAATATTCCTGGGTTGTTGTGGTTTTGCTTTGCTTGTTGCTATTCTTTTTTTTGATGCATGAAGTCCAGGGTGAGAAGACTTTAGCGTTCGATACATATATTGGAGAACTTTTTGCAGTGAGTGAGAAGACTTTTTCATTCACTTTCTTCAAATTCATCACTTATCTTGGAAAATCCAAAGTCATTGGTTTTGGAAGCTTACTATGTGTTCTATATTTATGGGTAATTAAGAAGGATTATTTGACCATGGCCGTCTTCTCTATCGGAGTGTCTGGGGGCGATGTTTTAAACGGGTGGATAAAAAATCATATTCAAAGAATTCGGCCTGAAAATCAATTGATGGAGACAGGTGGCTTCAGTTTTCCAAGCGGCCACGCAATGGTCGGCCTTATTTTTTTCAGTATGGTAGCTTATTTCATAATAAAAGAAGTTAAAGGAAACTCATTGAAATGGGTAGTGGGAATAGGTTTCGTTTGTCTGGTTCTGCTGATAGGGGTCAGCCGGATCGCTATGAACGTTCATTTTCCAACTGATATCTTAGCAGGTTATGCATTAGGAGTTGCATATATTTTAACCTTGTTTAATTTGTATAAGTTACTTGGAAGGAGAGTCATTTGA
- a CDS encoding antibiotic biosynthesis monooxygenase gives MNVFITSGTYDFLKIKKDKHPNEKILLMQNPDTTVLLHETSGKTIFSSPRKYEVVDGKGNLQDHGYVVMNNIPVSEEGRPVFEHRFKNRAGFIENEPGFVALRVLRPINSETYVILTIWEKQADFLNWKNSSSFQKAHNSDSKAPVTNSSQKMFSGEAYVTQYTLVKDSEE, from the coding sequence ATGAATGTATTCATCACATCAGGCACTTACGATTTTTTGAAAATCAAAAAAGATAAGCACCCGAATGAAAAAATATTACTTATGCAAAACCCTGACACTACAGTCCTTTTACATGAAACATCAGGTAAAACGATCTTTAGCTCGCCACGTAAATATGAAGTAGTCGATGGGAAAGGAAACCTTCAAGATCATGGCTATGTAGTCATGAACAATATCCCTGTCAGTGAAGAAGGACGGCCGGTATTCGAACATCGTTTTAAAAACAGGGCCGGATTCATTGAAAATGAACCAGGTTTCGTCGCCCTTCGTGTCCTGCGGCCCATCAACTCTGAAACTTATGTAATCTTAACGATTTGGGAGAAACAAGCTGATTTTCTGAACTGGAAGAACTCCAGTTCCTTTCAAAAGGCGCATAACAGCGACTCCAAAGCTCCAGTTACGAATTCCAGCCAGAAGATGTTTTCAGGTGAAGCCTATGTAACGCAGTATACATTGGTAAAGGATTCCGAAGAATGA
- the hemE gene encoding uroporphyrinogen decarboxylase, producing MSKEITNDTFLKAARGEKTDHVPVWYMRQAGRSQPEYRKLKEKYSLFEITHQPELCAYVTRLPVEQYDVDAAILYKDIMTPLPAIGVDVEIKSGIGPVISNPIKSVKDVEKLGELNPEEDIPYVLDTIKLLTTEQLSVPLIGFSGAPFTIASYMIEGGPSKNYNKTKAFMYSEPVAWFALMDKLADMIIIYVKSQIKAGVKAIQIFDSWVGALNVEDYRVFIKPIMTRIFSSLREENVPLIMFGVGASHLALEWNDLPIDVVGLDWRLPITEARQMGIQKTVQGNLDPALLLSSWDVIEERTKRILDQGMEQDGYIFNLGHGVFPSVNPETLKRLTAFIHEYSSKMK from the coding sequence ATGTCTAAGGAAATTACGAATGATACATTTTTAAAAGCTGCGAGAGGAGAGAAAACGGATCATGTGCCTGTTTGGTATATGCGTCAGGCTGGCCGTTCACAGCCGGAATACCGTAAACTGAAGGAGAAGTACTCCCTATTCGAGATCACTCATCAGCCGGAATTATGCGCTTATGTGACTAGATTGCCAGTTGAGCAATATGATGTAGACGCTGCGATTTTATATAAAGATATAATGACACCGCTACCAGCCATTGGTGTCGATGTCGAGATTAAGTCGGGAATTGGTCCAGTAATTTCCAATCCAATCAAATCGGTGAAGGATGTTGAAAAATTGGGTGAATTGAACCCAGAGGAAGACATCCCTTATGTGTTGGACACGATTAAACTATTGACCACGGAGCAATTGTCCGTTCCTTTGATTGGTTTTTCCGGTGCACCATTCACCATTGCTTCATACATGATTGAAGGCGGCCCTTCCAAAAACTACAATAAGACGAAAGCTTTCATGTATTCCGAGCCAGTGGCCTGGTTTGCTTTAATGGATAAGTTAGCGGATATGATCATCATCTATGTCAAGTCCCAAATTAAGGCTGGCGTTAAAGCCATCCAAATTTTTGATTCATGGGTGGGTGCATTGAACGTTGAGGATTACCGCGTATTCATCAAGCCAATCATGACTCGTATCTTTTCTTCATTACGTGAAGAAAATGTACCGCTAATCATGTTCGGGGTCGGTGCTAGTCACTTGGCACTGGAATGGAATGACCTTCCGATTGATGTAGTCGGTCTGGATTGGAGACTTCCGATTACAGAAGCAAGACAAATGGGAATACAGAAAACGGTTCAAGGTAACCTTGATCCAGCACTGCTATTATCATCATGGGATGTTATAGAAGAACGGACGAAAAGGATTCTGGATCAGGGCATGGAACAGGATGGCTACATCTTTAACCTTGGACATGGGGTTTTCCCTTCCGTAAATCCGGAAACACTGAAGAGACTGACCGCTTTCATTCATGAATATTCATCAAAAATGAAGTAA
- the hemH gene encoding ferrochelatase: protein MSRKKMGLLVMAYGTPYTEADIERYYTHIRHGRRPSDELIADLRGRYEAIGGLSPLAKITAGQAEALEKQLNSVQEEIEFKAYLGLKHIEPFVEDAVKQMHDNGIKEAVSIVLAPHFSTFSVKSYNGRAQDEAAKLGDMTITSVESWYDEPKFIQYWVDQVKGVIGKMPSEERDNFALIVSAHSLPEKILQSGDPYPNQLKETADMIAEGAGVTNYAVGWQSAGQTPEPWLGPDVQDLTRDLHQEKGYKAFIYIPVGFVAEHLEVLYDNDYECKVVTEDIGAGYYRPDMPNVKPEFIDALGTIILNKLQEK, encoded by the coding sequence ATGTCAAGAAAAAAAATGGGCCTTCTAGTCATGGCTTATGGTACTCCGTACACTGAAGCGGATATTGAAAGATATTATACACATATTCGTCATGGGAGACGACCAAGCGACGAATTGATTGCCGATCTAAGAGGCAGATATGAAGCGATCGGTGGATTATCCCCGCTTGCAAAAATAACGGCGGGACAAGCTGAGGCCCTTGAAAAGCAATTGAATTCCGTTCAGGAAGAAATTGAATTCAAGGCATATCTGGGACTGAAACATATTGAACCTTTTGTTGAAGACGCAGTGAAACAAATGCATGATAATGGAATCAAAGAAGCTGTCAGTATAGTATTGGCACCGCATTTTTCAACATTCAGCGTGAAGTCTTATAATGGACGTGCACAGGATGAAGCCGCTAAATTGGGTGACATGACCATCACTTCTGTTGAAAGCTGGTATGATGAGCCGAAATTCATTCAATATTGGGTAGATCAAGTAAAAGGTGTAATCGGGAAAATGCCCTCGGAAGAACGCGATAATTTCGCTTTGATCGTTTCTGCACATAGTCTCCCTGAGAAAATCTTGCAATCTGGAGATCCGTATCCAAATCAATTGAAAGAAACTGCAGACATGATTGCTGAAGGCGCGGGTGTCACCAATTATGCAGTAGGCTGGCAAAGCGCTGGACAAACACCTGAACCATGGCTTGGGCCGGATGTACAGGATTTAACCAGAGATCTTCATCAAGAAAAAGGGTATAAAGCTTTCATTTATATTCCTGTAGGCTTCGTGGCCGAGCATCTGGAAGTCCTTTATGATAACGATTATGAATGTAAGGTTGTGACGGAAGATATTGGTGCAGGATACTACAGGCCGGATATGCCCAATGTTAAACCTGAATTCATCGATGCTTTGGGCACAATCATTTTAAACAAATTACAGGAAAAATAG
- a CDS encoding TetR/AcrR family transcriptional regulator, which translates to MSVDRKKLILEAATKSFSLFGYKATTMDQVAKIANVGKGTIYTFYKNKEELFREIVQRMIEEMKYEAEQSLDDQLSFFENLHRAVYRILEFRQEHQLSLKLFQEEREIGTPAVQEMVNEMEEAVVSYIKDKLKIAIDKGYIKPCDPEITAFLMLKMYLALIFDWERNHVPLEKDEIAELFKIYLFKGLSAP; encoded by the coding sequence ATGTCTGTTGATCGTAAAAAATTAATTTTAGAAGCCGCGACCAAGTCGTTTTCACTTTTTGGATATAAGGCAACGACGATGGATCAAGTCGCTAAAATTGCCAATGTGGGAAAAGGGACCATTTATACCTTTTATAAAAATAAAGAAGAGCTGTTTAGAGAAATCGTTCAGCGGATGATAGAGGAAATGAAATATGAGGCGGAACAATCTTTGGATGATCAGCTTTCCTTTTTTGAAAACCTGCATCGGGCCGTTTATCGAATCCTGGAGTTCAGGCAGGAGCATCAGTTATCTTTAAAGCTTTTTCAAGAAGAGCGGGAAATTGGTACGCCAGCCGTTCAGGAAATGGTTAATGAAATGGAAGAAGCTGTCGTATCTTACATTAAGGACAAACTTAAAATAGCGATTGATAAGGGTTATATAAAGCCTTGCGATCCAGAGATAACAGCTTTCCTGATGTTAAAGATGTACCTTGCCCTGATTTTTGATTGGGAAAGGAACCATGTCCCATTAGAGAAAGATGAAATTGCTGAACTATTTAAAATATATTTATTCAAAGGATTATCCGCTCCGTGA
- the yhfH gene encoding protein YhfH produces the protein MIQSSVEFFKNLPPKQCTECGKKIEEQHECYGNHCDHCLSGE, from the coding sequence ATGATTCAAAGTAGCGTTGAGTTCTTTAAAAACCTGCCTCCGAAACAATGCACGGAATGCGGAAAAAAAATTGAAGAACAGCACGAATGTTATGGAAACCACTGTGATCATTGCCTTTCTGGAGAGTAG